One region of Syntrophorhabdus sp. genomic DNA includes:
- a CDS encoding YihY/virulence factor BrkB family protein, with amino-acid sequence MERHARIGRLLRRTGKALGLLWQALVRFYDDNGFFLSSGVTFNIFITLIPFMFLVLAAVGSYLHSDQEVLAHIRVYLKNAAPTMDPKIMSNLMDVIARRQALGLLGFAGSVWFSTWFFASLRVALNIVFKVARPRGIIHAFSVDLLMVGAVGTLFLMNMALSSLFALLQGHAGSFLVLARPAIQVTLRYLLPFFLTFCVFCLVYKVIPDEVICFRSTLKVALFTSLFWEAAKHLFAWYVGNIAQYSLFYGSLSTLVVFVLWIYYSATIFVVGGELLYLLEKERKALPAAAA; translated from the coding sequence ATGGAAAGACACGCAAGGATAGGGAGACTTCTGCGAAGGACGGGCAAGGCCCTGGGCCTTCTCTGGCAGGCCCTGGTGAGGTTCTATGATGACAACGGTTTCTTCCTGTCGTCGGGTGTCACCTTCAACATCTTCATCACCCTGATACCCTTCATGTTCCTCGTTCTGGCCGCGGTGGGGAGCTATCTTCACAGCGACCAGGAAGTGCTTGCCCACATACGCGTCTATCTGAAGAACGCCGCGCCGACGATGGACCCGAAGATCATGAGCAACCTCATGGACGTCATCGCGAGGCGTCAGGCGCTGGGTCTTCTCGGGTTTGCCGGATCGGTATGGTTCTCCACATGGTTCTTCGCTTCTCTCCGGGTGGCCCTCAATATCGTTTTCAAGGTGGCAAGGCCACGCGGGATCATACATGCCTTCAGCGTCGACCTTCTCATGGTCGGCGCGGTGGGGACCCTTTTTCTCATGAACATGGCCCTTAGCTCCCTCTTCGCCCTCCTGCAGGGCCATGCGGGCTCGTTCCTCGTCCTTGCCCGGCCTGCCATCCAGGTGACGTTGAGGTACCTGCTTCCCTTCTTTCTCACCTTTTGCGTGTTCTGCCTGGTCTACAAGGTGATCCCCGACGAGGTGATATGCTTCAGGTCCACCCTCAAGGTCGCCCTCTTCACGAGTCTGTTCTGGGAGGCGGCAAAGCACCTTTTCGCGTGGTATGTCGGCAACATAGCCCAATACTCGCTCTTTTACGGTTCCTTGAGCACCCTCGTCGTCTTTGTCCTGTGGATTTACTATTCCGCAACGATCTTTGTTGTTGGAGGCGAGTTGCTCTATCTCCTGGAAAAGGAACGGAAGGCCCTGCCGGCAGCGGCGGCCTGA
- a CDS encoding mannose-1-phosphate guanylyltransferase, whose amino-acid sequence MKRKETAAGKGTSRKRRASDNTYFVIMAGGKGERFWPQSTGLVPKPFVSITGKKTLIELTVERARRVVPLDRIFVVLGREHLPAAKKCLPRLSHGNFIIEPVGRDTAPCVGLAAMMLHGRDPDAVMVVLPSDHYVPDTAAFSRCIRETVKAACRGDHLVTIGVPPARPETGYGYIKTGRKISAPRDADCFEVARYVEKPDLPKARRYLRDGAYFWNAGIFVWRARVLLEGLKHHMPDLHSGLLRFRKTLAAGDTHAADAIFASLPRLSIDYGLMEKAKNVLMVPALFTWDDVGTWTSLLRVLPRDTTGNILRGKTFSVDTTNCVILTDATPVATLGVSDLVIVASKNGILICDASRAQEVRQIAKALGKKQ is encoded by the coding sequence ATGAAAAGGAAAGAGACAGCGGCAGGAAAAGGAACATCCCGAAAGAGAAGGGCTTCTGACAACACGTACTTCGTGATAATGGCGGGAGGCAAGGGAGAGCGTTTCTGGCCTCAGAGCACCGGACTCGTGCCCAAACCCTTCGTCTCCATCACCGGGAAGAAGACGCTCATAGAGCTCACTGTCGAGAGGGCCCGCAGGGTAGTTCCCCTTGACCGCATCTTCGTGGTGCTCGGCAGGGAGCATCTTCCGGCGGCGAAGAAGTGTCTCCCCCGTTTGTCTCACGGCAATTTCATCATCGAGCCCGTCGGCCGGGACACCGCACCCTGCGTGGGATTGGCAGCCATGATGCTGCACGGGCGTGACCCCGATGCCGTCATGGTCGTTCTGCCTTCCGATCACTACGTCCCCGACACTGCCGCTTTTTCCCGCTGCATCCGGGAAACGGTGAAGGCTGCCTGCCGCGGCGACCACCTTGTCACCATCGGTGTCCCTCCCGCCCGGCCGGAGACGGGATACGGCTACATCAAGACAGGCAGGAAGATCTCGGCACCGCGGGATGCTGATTGCTTCGAGGTGGCCCGCTACGTCGAGAAGCCAGATCTGCCGAAGGCCCGCCGCTACCTCAGGGATGGCGCTTACTTCTGGAACGCCGGCATCTTCGTCTGGCGCGCCCGCGTTCTCCTCGAAGGGCTAAAGCATCATATGCCCGACCTCCACTCCGGCCTCCTCAGGTTCCGAAAGACCCTTGCCGCAGGCGACACGCACGCCGCGGACGCCATATTCGCCAGCCTCCCGAGGCTGTCGATCGACTACGGCCTGATGGAAAAAGCAAAGAACGTTCTCATGGTTCCAGCCCTTTTCACATGGGATGACGTCGGTACCTGGACCTCCCTTCTGCGCGTCCTCCCCAGGGACACCACAGGGAACATCCTTCGTGGAAAGACCTTTTCCGTCGACACCACCAACTGCGTCATTCTCACAGATGCCACGCCCGTCGCCACCCTCGGCGTCTCCGACCTCGTCATAGTCGCCTCAAAGAACGGCATCCTCATCTGCGACGCCTCCCGGGCCCAGGAAGTCCGGCAGATAGCGAAGGCGCTCGGGAAGAAACAGTAA
- the ychF gene encoding redox-regulated ATPase YchF, producing the protein MYISVIGPALSGKTTLFQALSGVQSARGFSDGDNIISIDVPDARVDELSRIYRPKKTTYARIELADTVAISEGNVKDSTINAKTLQKMRMSDAFILTLNGFEGATAAEQEKEFNAIMSEFILADMILIEGRIERIKKQAGKKENTALLLEEKLLEQCLAHVGEGKPLRTLELPAGDEKALRGFRFLSQKPMMIAVNCSEDAIGGTAGQEGGTGKMEGCPVIHVCASLECELAMMEDEERAAFMEEFSVKESIRGRMIRLAFDTLGLISFLTVGDDECRAWPIRRGINAQEAAGAIHTDLASKFIRAETVSYADFMKYGGMAECKKAGVWRLEGKTYIVEDGDIISIRAGA; encoded by the coding sequence ATGTACATTTCCGTCATTGGGCCGGCGCTCTCCGGCAAGACCACGCTTTTCCAGGCCTTAAGCGGCGTTCAGAGCGCGCGGGGGTTCTCCGACGGGGACAACATCATCTCCATCGACGTTCCCGACGCGCGCGTTGACGAGCTGTCGAGGATCTACAGACCGAAGAAGACCACCTACGCGCGGATAGAGCTTGCCGACACCGTCGCCATATCGGAGGGCAACGTCAAGGATTCCACCATAAACGCGAAGACCCTGCAGAAGATGCGCATGAGCGACGCCTTCATCCTTACCCTGAATGGTTTTGAGGGGGCCACGGCGGCGGAACAGGAGAAAGAATTCAACGCCATAATGAGCGAGTTCATCCTGGCCGACATGATCCTCATCGAAGGACGCATCGAGCGTATCAAAAAGCAGGCCGGGAAGAAGGAGAATACGGCGCTTCTCCTGGAGGAAAAGCTCCTTGAGCAATGCCTCGCCCACGTGGGTGAAGGCAAACCGCTGAGGACCCTCGAACTCCCGGCTGGCGACGAAAAGGCGCTCAGGGGTTTCAGGTTCCTTTCCCAAAAACCCATGATGATCGCCGTCAACTGCTCCGAGGACGCCATAGGCGGGACGGCCGGCCAAGAGGGGGGAACCGGGAAGATGGAGGGCTGCCCCGTCATCCACGTCTGCGCCAGCCTGGAGTGCGAGCTGGCCATGATGGAGGACGAGGAGCGCGCCGCCTTCATGGAGGAGTTCTCCGTCAAGGAATCCATCAGGGGCCGCATGATACGCCTTGCCTTCGACACCCTGGGCCTTATCTCCTTTCTCACCGTGGGAGATGATGAATGCCGGGCGTGGCCGATCCGCAGGGGAATCAACGCCCAGGAGGCGGCCGGGGCCATCCACACGGACCTGGCTTCCAAATTCATCCGCGCCGAGACCGTCTCCTACGCTGATTTCATGAAATACGGCGGCATGGCCGAGTGCAAGAAGGCCGGGGTCTGGCGCCTCGAGGGCAAGACATACATCGTTGAGGACGGGGACATCATCTCCATACGGGCCGGAGCCTGA
- a CDS encoding DUF697 domain-containing protein has protein sequence MTERQDGMRKTATRVLVAGAALVLVLFIIFMINQTVSLVALGDRVHPLVGDVVLWVLVVFYALCVIVPVYLFFTMPAPLVPPRSEISPEFPRYLGEVARRLGRNPHVGRTVTASREDVENALGELGKKADDIMKAAAGRIFVTTAISQNGKLDGLIVLFAQSKLVFDIARIYYQRPTIRNLLYLYANVAVMVFFASEVEDMDLTGIVQPILTGVLGSAAGAIPGFQVASMILISSVISGSSNAFLTLRVGAITKQYCRSLVVPTKRTVRRQATLEATKMLGSIVTEGTKKVYDAIWTSSKNRLGTAIDDIGTYAKRIWMRLGGEGPKSAPP, from the coding sequence ATGACCGAAAGGCAGGATGGCATGCGCAAGACAGCGACGAGAGTACTGGTGGCAGGCGCCGCACTGGTCCTCGTCCTCTTCATCATCTTCATGATCAACCAGACAGTTTCTCTCGTCGCGCTGGGGGACCGCGTCCATCCGCTTGTGGGTGACGTTGTTCTGTGGGTCCTCGTAGTCTTCTATGCCCTGTGCGTCATCGTGCCCGTGTACCTCTTCTTCACGATGCCGGCGCCTCTTGTCCCACCCCGCAGCGAGATCTCGCCTGAATTTCCACGGTATCTCGGGGAGGTGGCCAGGAGGCTCGGGCGAAACCCTCACGTCGGCAGGACCGTTACGGCCTCACGGGAGGACGTGGAGAACGCCCTGGGGGAGCTTGGCAAGAAGGCTGATGACATCATGAAAGCGGCCGCGGGTCGAATATTCGTCACAACGGCCATATCTCAGAACGGCAAGCTCGACGGCCTCATCGTGCTTTTTGCCCAGTCGAAACTGGTTTTTGACATTGCCCGCATCTACTATCAGCGTCCTACCATCCGCAACCTTCTCTATCTTTACGCGAATGTTGCCGTTATGGTCTTTTTTGCCAGCGAGGTGGAAGACATGGACCTTACCGGGATCGTCCAGCCCATACTGACGGGGGTTCTTGGATCCGCCGCGGGGGCGATACCCGGTTTTCAGGTGGCGAGCATGATACTCATCAGCTCCGTCATATCCGGGTCATCCAATGCATTTCTCACCCTGAGGGTGGGGGCGATAACAAAACAGTATTGCAGATCCCTTGTCGTGCCGACGAAACGGACAGTCCGCCGCCAGGCAACTTTGGAGGCGACAAAAATGCTGGGTTCCATCGTGACCGAGGGGACAAAGAAGGTGTACGACGCGATATGGACGTCGTCGAAGAACAGACTGGGGACTGCCATCGACGATATCGGGACCTACGCGAAGAGGATCTGGATGAGACTGGGCGGCGAGGGGCCGAAAAGCGCTCCGCCCTAG
- a CDS encoding (deoxy)nucleoside triphosphate pyrophosphohydrolase has protein sequence MTPVAGTQKKPSPQVVTAAVIEKDGLVLIGKRKRGKRFAGNWEFPGGTLEKGETPEECLRRELREELDLDVEVGELFCSATADYTPGWTVRLLAYRATVISGTFCLNDHEEIRWVRPTELAGYDFPDADRPVVEKLVGLHGRRDEAK, from the coding sequence ATGACACCCGTGGCCGGTACACAGAAGAAGCCTTCACCTCAGGTGGTCACCGCGGCGGTGATCGAGAAGGACGGACTCGTTCTCATCGGGAAACGGAAGCGAGGCAAGCGTTTTGCCGGGAACTGGGAGTTTCCCGGCGGCACCCTCGAGAAGGGAGAAACGCCGGAGGAATGTTTGAGGCGGGAGCTTCGGGAAGAACTGGACCTCGACGTCGAAGTGGGAGAGCTTTTCTGCTCAGCCACGGCCGATTACACCCCGGGATGGACGGTGAGGCTGCTGGCATACAGGGCGACGGTTATCTCGGGCACGTTTTGCCTCAACGACCACGAAGAGATACGATGGGTGAGACCGACAGAACTTGCCGGCTACGATTTCCCCGATGCGGACAGGCCCGTGGTGGAGAAGTTGGTCGGTCTTCACGGAAGGCGTGACGAGGCGAAATGA
- a CDS encoding P1 family peptidase has protein sequence MFNSITDIPGIKVGHATDLTGRTGCTVILCEEGAVAGIDVRGSASGTRQVDALNVGHIVEKVHAILLCGGSSFGLDAASGVSRYLEEKGVGFDVGITRIPIVPTAVIFDLLFGDHRIRPNAQMGYEACLNAGEEVAEGSVGAGTGAVVGKLFEISRAMKGGLGTCSVAMPDGLKVGALVVVNAFGDIIDNVTGKIIAGLRKSGDSLEFANTTNCLKQGIVKKQFGIVNTTLGVVATNASFTKRDITKVAQMAQGGLIKTINPVHTTFDGDLVFALSLGDIEADINKVGVLAEFVLSEAIKRAIKKADGFGVIPAFRDINKGWKAG, from the coding sequence ATGTTCAATTCCATAACTGATATTCCGGGCATCAAGGTGGGGCACGCCACCGACCTCACGGGTCGGACGGGGTGTACCGTCATACTCTGTGAAGAGGGCGCCGTTGCCGGGATCGATGTTCGCGGGAGCGCTTCCGGAACGCGGCAGGTGGACGCGCTCAACGTGGGCCACATCGTTGAGAAGGTGCACGCTATCCTCCTGTGCGGCGGAAGCTCCTTCGGCCTCGACGCGGCATCGGGCGTATCGCGCTACCTGGAGGAAAAGGGCGTTGGTTTCGATGTGGGGATAACCCGCATCCCCATAGTCCCCACGGCCGTCATCTTCGACCTTCTTTTCGGCGACCACAGGATCCGTCCCAACGCTCAGATGGGCTACGAGGCCTGTCTCAACGCCGGCGAAGAGGTCGCCGAAGGAAGCGTGGGCGCCGGGACGGGAGCGGTCGTCGGCAAGCTTTTCGAGATCTCCCGCGCCATGAAGGGCGGACTGGGGACATGCAGCGTCGCCATGCCCGACGGTCTCAAGGTGGGCGCCCTCGTTGTCGTCAACGCCTTCGGCGATATCATCGACAATGTGACGGGCAAGATCATAGCCGGTCTGAGAAAGTCCGGAGACAGTCTCGAATTCGCCAACACGACCAACTGTCTGAAGCAGGGCATTGTGAAGAAGCAGTTCGGGATCGTGAACACAACGCTCGGTGTTGTCGCCACGAATGCAAGCTTCACCAAGAGGGATATCACCAAGGTCGCGCAGATGGCCCAGGGGGGTCTCATAAAGACGATCAATCCCGTCCACACCACCTTCGACGGGGACCTTGTCTTCGCCCTCTCCCTGGGAGATATCGAGGCGGACATCAACAAGGTCGGCGTCCTCGCCGAGTTCGTCCTTTCCGAGGCCATCAAGAGGGCCATCAAGAAGGCGGACGGGTTCGGCGTCATCCCGGCCTTCAGGGACATCAACAAAGGCTGGAAAGCGGGCTGA
- the purE gene encoding 5-(carboxyamino)imidazole ribonucleotide mutase translates to MEKPKVLVLLGSDSDLAIIEEGLAFLKKTGVPYMIDISSAHRDPEKTVTYARGAREDGIEVIIAVAGMAAHLPGVIASHTTLPVIGVPASGGILKGKDALYSIVQMPKGVPVASVGIDAGRNAAILACEILSIKYDSIAKALIELKKDLKRENEQKSLNIRNKLGN, encoded by the coding sequence ATGGAAAAACCAAAGGTTTTGGTCCTGCTCGGCAGCGACAGCGACCTCGCCATCATCGAGGAGGGGCTCGCCTTCCTCAAGAAAACGGGTGTTCCCTACATGATCGATATCTCGTCGGCACACCGGGACCCCGAGAAAACGGTGACCTACGCCAGGGGTGCCCGCGAGGATGGCATCGAGGTCATCATCGCCGTTGCGGGGATGGCCGCTCACCTGCCGGGCGTCATCGCCTCCCACACTACATTGCCCGTCATCGGGGTTCCTGCGAGCGGCGGCATCCTCAAGGGAAAGGACGCGCTCTATTCCATAGTCCAGATGCCCAAGGGAGTCCCCGTGGCTTCCGTCGGGATCGACGCCGGCAGGAACGCGGCGATACTGGCCTGCGAAATACTCTCCATCAAGTACGACTCCATTGCGAAGGCGCTGATAGAACTGAAGAAGGACCTCAAGCGGGAAAACGAGCAGAAATCCCTGAATATTCGGAACAAACTGGGCAATTGA
- a CDS encoding Crp/Fnr family transcriptional regulator → MQRTDTMKAVPLFEGLSDRQLESLSRAFPRRSYGAGETIFRDGEPAEGFYILLSGRLKIYKLSMEGKEQILHIIEAGEPFAEVALFSETTFPAYAEAIRESEVMFFSRKAFQQLVRDDPSIIMNMLAILSQRLKYFTRLVEDLSLKEVPQRLAAYLLFLAEREGSPQVSLGISKGQLASLLGTIPETLSRITAKMAGQGLIAMQGRRITVVDRNGLQALADGMKGL, encoded by the coding sequence ATGCAGAGAACGGACACGATGAAGGCGGTTCCCCTTTTTGAGGGCCTTTCGGACAGGCAGCTCGAAAGCCTGTCCCGCGCCTTTCCTCGGCGCTCCTACGGTGCTGGCGAAACCATCTTCAGAGACGGGGAGCCCGCCGAAGGCTTCTATATCCTCCTTTCGGGAAGGCTGAAGATATACAAGCTCTCGATGGAAGGAAAAGAGCAGATCCTGCACATCATCGAGGCCGGTGAACCTTTCGCGGAGGTGGCGCTTTTCTCGGAGACCACCTTTCCCGCCTATGCCGAGGCGATCAGGGAGAGCGAGGTGATGTTCTTTTCGCGAAAGGCCTTCCAGCAGCTTGTCCGGGACGACCCCTCCATCATAATGAACATGCTCGCCATCCTGTCCCAGAGACTCAAGTATTTTACCCGCCTCGTGGAGGACCTGTCTCTCAAGGAGGTTCCCCAGAGACTTGCCGCGTATCTCCTGTTCCTTGCCGAAAGGGAAGGCTCGCCGCAGGTATCGCTCGGGATATCGAAGGGCCAACTGGCAAGCCTCCTCGGAACCATACCGGAGACCCTTTCGCGCATCACGGCGAAAATGGCGGGACAGGGACTCATCGCGATGCAGGGACGACGCATCACCGTAGTCGACCGCAACGGCCTTCAGGCGCTTGCCGATGGGATGAAGGGACTGTAA
- a CDS encoding polymer-forming cytoskeletal protein → MAYVASTASSKDEKAGTVFASDLEVQGTVTFKSSLMIEGVFSGEIISEGVLTVGPSAKVTATIRTKTLVSRGEINGDVYADEQVVLEETAVHNGNITSPGIVIERGSTFNGSCSMKKAGAGNTGSF, encoded by the coding sequence ATGGCGTACGTAGCTTCAACCGCTTCAAGCAAGGATGAAAAGGCCGGAACGGTGTTTGCCAGCGATCTCGAGGTCCAGGGGACGGTCACGTTCAAGAGTTCGCTCATGATCGAAGGTGTTTTCTCGGGTGAGATCATCTCCGAAGGCGTCCTGACCGTGGGACCATCCGCGAAGGTCACCGCCACCATACGGACGAAGACCCTCGTGTCCCGCGGCGAGATCAACGGCGATGTCTACGCCGACGAGCAGGTCGTGCTGGAAGAGACGGCCGTCCATAACGGCAATATCACCTCTCCCGGCATCGTCATCGAGAGGGGATCGACCTTCAATGGTTCATGTTCGATGAAGAAAGCAGGCGCGGGGAATACAGGCAGTTTCTAG
- a CDS encoding TIGR04076 family protein, whose protein sequence is MAKDPGIGYRVTATVVETKGSCSAGHRPGDTFELSCHNPAGLCGFFYHSIFPELQTFQFGGSLPWWNGDRIEVQCPDAANVVTLELERKKR, encoded by the coding sequence ATGGCAAAGGATCCTGGCATCGGGTACAGGGTAACGGCAACCGTCGTCGAGACGAAGGGAAGCTGCAGCGCCGGCCATAGGCCGGGCGACACCTTCGAGCTGAGCTGTCACAACCCCGCCGGTCTGTGCGGTTTCTTCTACCACAGCATCTTCCCCGAACTGCAAACGTTCCAGTTCGGCGGCAGTCTCCCCTGGTGGAACGGCGACAGGATAGAGGTCCAGTGCCCCGACGCCGCCAACGTGGTCACCCTGGAATTGGAAAGGAAGAAAAGGTGA
- a CDS encoding NAD-dependent deacylase produces MEDSGAIADIIRERKYVVAFTGAGISVDAGIPAFRGGQGLWEKYDPMEYAEISSFVSKPEKVWVMLREMAEVVFASAPSEAHRALGRLEEMGYLKAVITQNVDGLHQEAGNSNVIEYHGNHRWLVCMHCHTRLPFTPDAATVHPYPRCDRCGAALKPDVVFFGEGIPMMEMARANEEANTCKVMLIIGTSGVVYPAADIPYRAKSKGAVIVEINVERTPFTSSITDHFLKGTASEILPEILKHL; encoded by the coding sequence ATGGAAGACTCTGGCGCGATAGCGGACATCATCAGGGAGCGAAAATATGTCGTGGCCTTCACCGGCGCCGGGATATCCGTTGATGCCGGCATACCGGCCTTCCGCGGCGGCCAGGGCCTGTGGGAGAAGTACGACCCCATGGAGTATGCCGAGATAAGCTCCTTCGTGAGCAAACCAGAGAAGGTCTGGGTGATGCTGCGGGAGATGGCAGAGGTGGTATTCGCGTCGGCCCCCTCCGAGGCGCACCGCGCCCTGGGCAGGCTCGAAGAGATGGGTTACCTGAAGGCGGTCATCACCCAGAACGTGGACGGCCTCCACCAGGAGGCCGGCAACAGCAACGTCATCGAGTACCACGGCAATCACCGGTGGCTCGTATGCATGCACTGCCACACGCGCCTGCCCTTCACGCCGGACGCAGCCACCGTCCACCCCTATCCGCGGTGCGACAGGTGCGGCGCGGCCCTGAAACCCGATGTCGTCTTCTTCGGCGAGGGCATTCCCATGATGGAGATGGCGAGGGCCAATGAAGAGGCGAACACGTGCAAGGTCATGCTCATCATAGGCACGTCGGGCGTCGTCTACCCCGCCGCCGACATACCCTATCGCGCGAAATCGAAGGGTGCCGTCATCGTGGAGATAAACGTCGAAAGGACGCCTTTCACCTCATCCATCACGGACCATTTTCTCAAGGGCACGGCTTCGGAGATCCTCCCCGAGATACTCAAACACCTTTGA
- a CDS encoding YifB family Mg chelatase-like AAA ATPase, producing MIARIPTATVYGIDGIKIDVEVDIAYGLPAFTIVGLPEASVKESKERVRSAIKNAGFEFPGDRITVNLAPADVRKEGSSFDLPIAVGILAAMGALKMEALEGHLIAGELSLDGSVKPVRGILPVALLTRQEGMGAIVVPVGNGREASVVRDITVLGADHLLQIFHYFKGEGELLTFAGNECDMGGAAACDDVDFSDIRDQGQAKRALEVAAAGAHNILMVGPPGSGKTMLSRCLPTIMPRLGYAEAVETTKIHSIAGLLGPDKALITTRPFRSPHHSISDAGLIGGGHIPRPGEVSLAHNGVLFLDEFPEFHRHVLDALRQPLEDGNVTISRVNHAITFPARFMLVAAMNPCPCGHFGDPKRSCTCTASQIYKYRSRISGPLLDRIDIHIEVPPVNIGELSRDRPEEPSAAIRERVAGARTVQIHRFNGKNIHANAQMSARTIRKHCRLDPPALTMLEAAVDKWALSPRAYHRILKVARTIADLDASEAIAETHVAEAIRYRALDKRLVT from the coding sequence GTGATCGCACGCATTCCCACTGCTACCGTTTACGGGATCGACGGGATAAAGATCGATGTGGAGGTGGATATCGCCTACGGACTGCCGGCGTTCACTATCGTCGGACTGCCCGAGGCCTCGGTGAAGGAGAGCAAGGAGCGGGTCAGGTCCGCCATAAAGAATGCCGGCTTCGAGTTCCCCGGGGACCGCATAACCGTCAATCTCGCCCCTGCCGATGTCCGCAAGGAAGGCTCGTCCTTCGACCTGCCCATCGCCGTCGGCATCCTCGCCGCCATGGGGGCCCTGAAAATGGAGGCGCTCGAAGGCCATCTCATAGCGGGCGAGCTTTCCCTCGACGGGTCCGTGAAACCCGTCCGGGGTATTCTCCCCGTGGCCCTTCTCACCCGGCAGGAAGGCATGGGCGCCATCGTCGTTCCCGTGGGCAACGGCAGGGAAGCCTCCGTGGTGAGGGACATCACCGTCCTCGGGGCCGACCATCTCCTCCAGATCTTCCACTACTTCAAGGGAGAGGGGGAACTCCTCACCTTCGCGGGGAACGAGTGTGACATGGGGGGCGCCGCGGCATGCGACGACGTTGATTTCTCCGACATCAGGGACCAGGGGCAAGCCAAGAGGGCCCTCGAGGTGGCAGCCGCCGGGGCACACAATATCCTCATGGTCGGACCTCCCGGATCGGGCAAGACCATGCTTTCGCGCTGTCTCCCCACCATCATGCCGCGTCTCGGCTACGCCGAGGCCGTGGAGACCACGAAGATCCACTCCATTGCGGGCCTTCTGGGCCCCGACAAGGCCCTCATAACCACACGGCCGTTCCGCTCCCCACATCACAGCATATCCGATGCCGGCCTCATCGGGGGCGGACACATTCCGCGGCCCGGCGAGGTCAGTCTCGCCCACAACGGCGTCCTCTTCCTCGACGAGTTCCCCGAGTTCCACCGCCACGTCCTCGACGCCCTGCGTCAGCCCCTGGAAGATGGTAACGTCACAATCTCCCGCGTGAACCACGCTATCACCTTCCCTGCCAGGTTCATGCTCGTCGCGGCCATGAATCCCTGTCCCTGCGGACACTTCGGCGACCCCAAACGCTCCTGCACCTGCACGGCCTCCCAGATCTACAAGTACCGGTCCCGCATATCCGGCCCCCTTCTCGACAGGATAGACATTCACATAGAGGTCCCTCCCGTCAACATCGGGGAACTATCCCGCGACCGCCCCGAAGAACCCTCCGCCGCCATCCGCGAAAGGGTTGCCGGGGCCCGCACCGTCCAGATACACCGTTTCAACGGGAAAAACATCCACGCCAACGCCCAGATGTCCGCCCGAACCATACGCAAACACTGCCGCCTCGACCCTCCCGCCCTGACAATGCTCGAAGCCGCGGTCGACAAATGGGCCCTCTCACCCCGTGCCTACCACCGCATCCTCAAGGTGGCCCGCACAATAGCCGACCTCGACGCAAGCGAAGCCATAGCCGAGACACATGTGGCGGAAGCGATCAGATACCGCGCGCTCGACAAGAGACTGGTAACGTAG